In Populus nigra chromosome 1, ddPopNigr1.1, whole genome shotgun sequence, one genomic interval encodes:
- the LOC133701918 gene encoding uncharacterized protein LOC133701918, with protein sequence MCRTTDFHGLQSRTLQNHLKIKSFYVRLTGFEPSNKPVTESLTLVYLPRAHDLVVDGSKIRPESKAFLGLYRIVDVDNKEEDGGVMFGSRERVRVNEGVRFEVYLREERVLEGSFRREADTEKWKLEYCGGGSEVRAVEVCVAVEGHVALVKKVVERRKKSRRGCDRLEVIPEEREVAEDEPDGGCCCSDGEGRRMYGGDLEEWCGPDCEKVEMELEGVRWAIDVGVWVVCLGVGFMVSRASAKSLRRLL encoded by the coding sequence ATGTGTAGAACCACAGACTTTCATGGGTTGCAATCAAGAACCCTGCAAAATCACttaaagatcaaatctttttACGTCCGCCTCACTGGTTTCGAGCCCAGTAACAAACCAGTAACCGAGTCACTCACTCTTGTTTATCTTCCTCGTGCTCATGATCTTGTCGTTGATGGGTCCAAGATTCGACCCGAGTCTAAAGCGTTCTTGGGTCTTTATAGGATTGTTGATGTGGATAATAAGGAAGAAGATGGAGGGGTTATGTTCGGGTCAAGAGAGCGGGTTCGGGTCAATGAAGGGGTTCGATTTGAGGTTTATTTAAGAGAAGAGAGGGTGTTAGAGGGGAGTTTTAGAAGAGAAGCTGACACGGAAAAGTGGAAGTTGGAGTATTGTGGTGGCGGCAGTGAGGTCAGGGCGGTGGAGGTTTGTGTGGCGGTGGAGGGACACGTGGCGTTGGTTAAAAAGGTGGTGGAGAGGAGAAAGAAGAGTAGAAGAGGGTGTGATAGGCTGGAGGTGATTCCAGAGGAGAGGGAGGTTGCTGAGGATGAACCGGACGGTGGATGTTGTTGTAGTGATGGCGAGGGGAGGCGGATGTACGGTGGAGATTTGGAAGAGTGGTGTGGACCAGACTGTGAAAAGGTCGAGATGGAATTGGAGGGTGTTAGATGGGCTATTGACGTTGGTGTTTGGGTCGTGTGTTTGGGTGTGGGTTTCATGGTTTCTAGAGCTTCTGCCAAGAGCTTGAGAAGATTACTTTGA